One Catharus ustulatus isolate bCatUst1 chromosome 2, bCatUst1.pri.v2, whole genome shotgun sequence genomic window carries:
- the PLEKHB1 gene encoding pleckstrin homology domain-containing family B member 1: MALVKSGWLWRQSSILRRWKRNWFVLYLDGSLVYYHDETQRDMDGRIHIKYSCRDVRIGRECKDVQPPEGRNRDCLLTVVLRDGSKTTLCAESEDDAVAWKMAVLEAKSTPVHVYDPYDDDYYQTVPLDSHQAAYISSGHYGHQYGAPGVTHVIVREDPYRVSGDQMALGLLAGAATGAALGSFMWMPCWF; encoded by the exons gctccatcctgcgCCGCTGGAAGAGGAACTGGTTTGTCCTCTACCTGGATGGCAGCCTGGTTTACTACCACGACGAGACGCAGCGGGACATGGACGGCCGGATCCACATCAAGTACAGCTGCCGGGACGTGCGGATCGGCCGCGAGTGCAAAG ACGTGCAGCCCCCCGAGGGGAGGAACCGGGACTGCCTGCTGACCGTGGTGCTGCGGGACGGCTCCAAGACCACGCTGTGCGCCGAGAGCGAGGATGATGCCGT TGCTTGGAAGATGGCTGTGCTGGAAGCTAAATCCACCCCG GTGCACGTGTACGATCCCTACGACGATGACTACTACCAGACGGTGCCCCTGGACTCCCACCAGGCCGCCTACATCAGCTCCGGCCACTACGGCCACCAGTACGGAG CTCCGGGGGTGACCCACGTCATCGTGCGTGAGGATCCCTACCGCGTCTCCGGGGACCAGATggcgctggggctgctggcaggggcgGCCACCGGCGCCGCCCTGGGCTCCTTCATGTGGATGCCCTGCTGGTTTTAG